The Myxococcales bacterium genome contains the following window.
CAAATCCCCGACGATGCGTTACTCTTTTTACAGACAGCCGATGGCGCGGCCATCGCGCTTTGCCAATAACCGAGAGCGAGATGAAACCATGCGGTACGCAATCCTGACCTCTATCCTCTGCGCGGCCTTGTTGTTGCCGGCGGTGGTTTTCGCCCAGCAACCGAACGTCGCCATCTGCATCATGGAAAAATCGGGCGGCCGGTTGCAACCGCTGAGCATGGCCAAAACCCTGATCGCCGGCTCGCTGTCCGCGCGCGGTTGGACGGTGACCGACATCAACGAATTCCCGGTTTCCGCCTCCGGCGAGGATCTCAATCAATACCTGTTCGAAAAAAACGGACGGAAAAGCGAATTCAAAAGCAACGAGGTGGCCGCGAGCATCAGCGCGGACGGCGACGTGAAACTGCGCACGAAAAACGTCTGGAACCTTAACGACGGCGACTTGCGCAACCTGCGGTGGCGGATCGACCAGAGCCTCTTGCTGGCGGCCGCCAAGTCCGCCGGCGCCGGGTACCTGCTCTACGGCGAAATCACCACGACGGAAATTCCGCGCCGCGATATTCCCGAGGGCTTTGCCACCGAGGGCTACCACTCGGTCGTCGCGATGGCCGATCTGCGCCTGATCGACGCCGCCACCGGAACGGTCGTCTCGACCTTTGTCGATCAAGCCACCGCGATGCAACTGGCGAAGGAAGTCGCGTCCATGAACGCGATCCAGGGCGTTGCGAACAAGGCCGGCGAACACTTCGCCGCCGTTCCGGCGGCCGCGCCAACCGAAAAAAAGTAAACCCGGGAGGGAACGATGTTGAAACATACGTTTGTGGGCTGTTCCTTATTGCTGCTCCTCCTCGCCGCCGGCTGCGCCGGGAACTCGGTTTACGTGGCGCCCGATTCGGTCACGCAGTTCGACGACAGTTACAGCGACACCGATCTGCGCCTGATGGCCGAGCAGATGACGCGCTCGCTGATTCAGACGCCGAAGATCAGCAACGCCGCCAAGCCGCCGGTCGTGGCCATTCTGGAAATCGAGAACAAAACCTCGCAGCACATCAATACCGAGGACATCACTGACAAGCTGATGATGGCGATGCTGAAAACCGGCCGCATGCGCTTCGTCGACCGCGAACTGCTCAAGGCGACGGCCAAGGAAATTTCCCTGAGCCAGACCGGATTGATCGATCCGGCCCAACAAAAACGCCTGGGCAAGATGGTCGCCGCCGACATCCTGCTGACCGGCGAAATCACCTCCATCAACAAGGCCAACGCCCGCTCCAGCCTGACCTACTATCGCTTGTCGCTGCATCTGACCGATCTGGAAACCAACGAAATCATCTGGGCCGACGAAACCGAAATCAAGAAGATGTCCCAGAAAGGTTTTGCCGACTGGTAGGCGACGCCATGAAGCGGTTCGGTCTCATCCTCGTTTTGTTGCCGGTGCTCGCCGCCCTCGCCGGCTGCGCGACGACGCAACCCGTCTATCACGAGGCAATGGGCGCTTTCGGGGCGGGCCGTTACCGCATCGCGGCGAACAAGCTGGAAACGCTCAAGTCGGACACCAACGACCTGAACTACCCGATCTACCTGCTCGACGCCGCTTACACCAGTGCGTTGATCGGCGACGATCAGACCGCCGAGGCCTATTACCTGGCCGGTCTCAAAGCGATGGAACAGGAGCCGAGCGGCGAGATCACCGCGGTGAACGCGATCAGCCCCGGCGAGGCGCGCTTCTATCGCGGCGATCAGTACGAACGCGTCTTCGCGCACCTCTTCCTCGGCCGAGTATATTTTCGCCGCGGGCAATACAACGACGCCCGCATCGAGTTTCAGAAGGCCGACGAATTGGACATCTCCGCCGACAACCAGACCGAGCACGACGTGACCCTGGCGCATTACCTGCTGGGCGAGTCCTATTTGCGGCTCGACGACGCCAACGACGCGGCGGTGGCGTTTCGCAACGTCGCGCGCCTGCGGCCGGAATTCCCTTACAGCTACTACGAATTGGCGCGGCTGGCGCGGGGGCGCGGTGATTTCGACGAGGCGGAACGCTATTACCGCGACTATCTCCAGCGCGACAAGAATCCCGCCCCGCTTCCCCTGAAAGACGACGATGTCCAGACCGGCGTGCTGGCGGTGGTAGTCGATCTCGGCGATGGTCCCTATCGGGCGGGCGGCGCCACGAATCAAAAGGAACCGGCCGATTATCCGGAAAAAGGCGCGCGGATCACCGTCAACGGCCGCGATTACCTGACCTACAAGCTCGACGCGGTGTTGCCGCACGCGCGGCACGAAGCCGGCAAAACCGTGCACGCCGCCAAAGAAGCCGGCCTGACCGCGGCGCGGCGCGTGCTGGAATATTACGCCTACAAGAAAACCGGCGTGCTGATCCTGACCGACGAGCGGGACAATCGGCGGCTCAACACCATGCCGGGCGAATTTCAAATGGTGGAAATTCCGCTGCCGCCCGGCGTCTATCAGGTGCAAATGAACTTGCTGGACGCCGGACGCTCGCCGCTCCGAACGCAGAATATCGGCGGCGTGAGAATTCAGCGGGGTGAAAAAAACTATCTTTTCCTGCGTGGCTGGACCGGCTGGCATCCGCCCGGCGGCATGGCCGAACCGGATCGGCAATACTAGGCATTACAGGAGGACCGATGAAACGCTTATTCGTTCTGGCTTTGGCGATCGGTTTGGCGCTGCCGGCCTTTGCCTGCGCCCCTTACACACCCCCGGCCAACTCCGCCAGCGCACAACCGCTCGAGGATCAGATCCCGGTGATGTATAAAAATCTCGACCTGAAGCTATACGTCCACGTGCGCGATTTCCGTACCGAACGCGTCAACGGGTTGTTGGTCGGCAAGCTGATGCTCGAAAACAAAAAAGGTTCCGACCTGCCGGTGGACGTCAAGGCGAAATGGCTCGACAAGGACGGTTACGAGATCAAGGATTCCTGGGGCGCCCGCCCGGTCGTGCTCAAGGCCGGGGAAATCAATTCGATCGAATTCATCGCGCCCGATCCGGCCGCCGAGTCGGTCCGCTTCATTATCGCCAATTCCGAAATGCAATGACGCCGCGGCGCCGGTTGGAGGAACCCATGAAAAAAGCATTGCTGATCGCGACTTCCGCGCTGTTGTTGAGCCTGCTCTTCGTTTCGGCGGCGCCGGCCGGGAACATGCTCAATCCGGTGCTGATCCCCGACCAACTGAGCGTCGGCCTGGGGCCGGAATACGACTTCACCTATCGTCCGCTGCGCCTGGAGGACGACGGCAAAATTCAATTCATGGCGAACCGGATTCTGCTCGACGTGACGTTCAATCCGACCTCGTTTTTCGGCTTACGCCTCAAGGGCGGTGCCGGCGACATGGTGTTTTCCGATCCGAAGCTGGATAAAATCTCCGGCCTCGATTACGCCGATCTGGCGAAAGACAACCTGGACGATTATCACACGCCGTTCAATTTCGTGGGCGGCGGCGGGCTGGATTTCGCCTTTTTGAAGGATCCGAACAAAATCGTCGGCCTCGGCATGTCGGTGTTCGGGTTGTACCAGATGGGCAGCCAGGACGACATTAAGGTCTCGCTGCTCGAATACGGCGCCGCGCTCACCTTCGCGGTGATCCGCCTGGGCACCGTCGTTCCCTATGCGGGCTTCGATTACACCGGCGTTTCCGGCAGCATGAAATCGACCCAGGGCGGGCAGAACGATTTCACGATGGATATCACCAACGATCTGGATTCGCCGGTCGGCGTCTTCGCCGGTCTGAACGTCGTGCTGGGCGACAACCTGCGCTTCGGCCTGGAGGGACGTTTCCTGAACGAACTCTCAGGCGGCGTGAATCTGATGTATCAGTTCTAGTTCCTTTGGCAGCCGATTCCTTGCGTAACTCAATTGCGCTTGCCACACTGAGCTGATAATCTTTCCGCTCTAAATAATGATTTTTTCGTTTCCCGACGCAAAAAACACCTTCGGTTATCTATTTTGGGGAGGGAAAAATGTTTAAATCTGCCGCTAAGGTCAATGAAGAGTTGCAGCATCAACGAGATGAATTGCGATTGGAATTAATCGAGGATCGAGAGTTGTTCCGGGATGCGGTGAGAGTCGCCGAGGTATACGGATTAATCCCGACCGATGAAGAAAAAAAACACATTGAATACGTGGAAGAAGAATTTAAAAAGGTCGAAGAGAGAATCGACCCCTCCGAAGAACTGGATTACTTATATATTACCGACCGGATTCACAACCTGGCCAATCTGCGGGTCTATGTGCTGCCGCTTGATGAAATGGTGTTGGAAGCCCATTCCAAAATAGCTGAATTACGGCACTGGCGAGTACCGGAAGCCGATATTGCCGAATTGGAGCATTTACTAGCACAGGATATGCGACCGACGACCACCAAACCCAATGACCAAAATGAAGCCAAGAAGGTAAACCGCCCCCCGATGCACGCCCGCGCGGCAATGCTGAAAATTCTTGAGGAATATGATTTTTGGGATGTTTACATCGATTGGTATCAAAAAAATTCCTTAAAAAGCATTCTATGTTTGGCCGGACTGGTCATGGTGGCATCGATCGCTGCGGCCTATTTGCTGAACGACAGCCAAAGCCTTTGGGGAATGCTCTTGGCTGGCGTCGCAGGTTCGGCGATCAGCATTATGAATCGCCTGCCTCCGGTTGCCAGATACGGCGATTCGTTTTCCTTTTTGCTAAAATCCGTAACCCGGTTGGTTACCGGAACCATGGCCACGATTCTTGGCATTGCTCTTTTAACGACGGGATTATTGAATATTCCGTTCACCGGCAACGGGGGAATTCAATTTATCAGCAAGCTATTTGCGCAGAAAATCAGCCCACTCGAGCCCGGTGAAATGGCCCTGCTTTTCGGCCTCGGCCTGGCTTTGGGATACTCCGAACGCGCGTTTGCCACTTTCAGCAATAATTTGGTCAGCAAGGCAGCCAATTTAAAAACTGCCGGGAAATAATGAGCGATTGACAGAAAGGATCCATTTTCTTCCATGGAAAAACACCTTGACGAACTGCAGCCGTTCTTCGAACCTCGGGGCGTGGCCGTCATCGGCGCCAGCGCGCAACCGGGAAAAGGCGGCCACATCATCGTCCAAAACCTCCTGCGCTGCGGTTTTCGTGGGCCCATCTACCCCGTCAATCCGCGCGGCGTCAAAATTCTCGACCTGCCGTCGTACCCGACAATCGACGAATGTCCGGACCCGCTCGATCTCGCCGTTTTGATCGTCCCGCGCGAAGCCGTGCCGCCGTCGCTGGAGCAAGCTGCGCGCCGCGGCGTCAAATACGCGATCATCGCCAGCGGCGGCTTCACCGATGCCGGCGATGCTTTCGGCCTGGAGTTGGACGCCCGGGTCCGGCGGATCGCCGCCGAAAACGGCATTCGCTACATGGGGCCCAATTCCATCGGCACAATCGACGCGGGCAGCGGCTTCATCACCAGCATCACGGCGAACGACCCGCTGCCTCCCGGCAACGTCAGCATCCTCGGCCAGACGGGCCTGCTGGCTTCCGGCCTCACCCGGATGATCGCCGATCGCCAGCCATTCGGCGTGCGGCGCATCGCCTGCCTCGGCAATAAAAACGACCTGAATGAAATCGACTTTCTGCACGCCTTCGCCGACGACGACCGGACCGGCGCCGTCGGTTGCTACCTCGAAGGCGTGAAAAACGGGCGCGATTTCCTCGCCGCGGCACGGGCGACGGCGCAAAAGAAACCGCTGATCGTCCTCAAGGGCGGCATCAGCGAAAGCGGGAGCGTCGCGGCGGCCAGCCACACCGGTTCGCTGGCGGGATCGGCCGCCGTTTTTCACGGCGCGTTGCGGCAGGTCGGCGCGATCGAAGCCGAGAGCCTGGAAGACCTGTTCGATCTGCTCTCCGGTTTCGGCAACCTGCCCCAGCCGAAAGGCCCCGGTTTGGGCCTGGTCAGCATCACCGGCGCGGGTTGCGTGCTCGGCGCCGATTACGCGGAACGTTTCGGCCTGCGACTGCCGACGCTGCAACCCGCCACGATCGAAAGCATCGGCCGAGTTTGCCCGGACTGGTCGTCGATCCGCAATCCGGTCGATATGTGGCCGGCCATCGAGCGCAACGGCGTCGCCGAGGCTTACCGCCTGATCGGCCTGGCGATGG
Protein-coding sequences here:
- the lpoB gene encoding penicillin-binding protein activator LpoB codes for the protein MLKHTFVGCSLLLLLLAAGCAGNSVYVAPDSVTQFDDSYSDTDLRLMAEQMTRSLIQTPKISNAAKPPVVAILEIENKTSQHINTEDITDKLMMAMLKTGRMRFVDRELLKATAKEISLSQTGLIDPAQQKRLGKMVAADILLTGEITSINKANARSSLTYYRLSLHLTDLETNEIIWADETEIKKMSQKGFADW
- a CDS encoding tetratricopeptide repeat protein, which gives rise to MKRFGLILVLLPVLAALAGCATTQPVYHEAMGAFGAGRYRIAANKLETLKSDTNDLNYPIYLLDAAYTSALIGDDQTAEAYYLAGLKAMEQEPSGEITAVNAISPGEARFYRGDQYERVFAHLFLGRVYFRRGQYNDARIEFQKADELDISADNQTEHDVTLAHYLLGESYLRLDDANDAAVAFRNVARLRPEFPYSYYELARLARGRGDFDEAERYYRDYLQRDKNPAPLPLKDDDVQTGVLAVVVDLGDGPYRAGGATNQKEPADYPEKGARITVNGRDYLTYKLDAVLPHARHEAGKTVHAAKEAGLTAARRVLEYYAYKKTGVLILTDERDNRRLNTMPGEFQMVEIPLPPGVYQVQMNLLDAGRSPLRTQNIGGVRIQRGEKNYLFLRGWTGWHPPGGMAEPDRQY
- a CDS encoding DUF1425 domain-containing protein, which translates into the protein MKRLFVLALAIGLALPAFACAPYTPPANSASAQPLEDQIPVMYKNLDLKLYVHVRDFRTERVNGLLVGKLMLENKKGSDLPVDVKAKWLDKDGYEIKDSWGARPVVLKAGEINSIEFIAPDPAAESVRFIIANSEMQ